The Deltaproteobacteria bacterium nucleotide sequence GCGACCTCGGCCAGGGTGATGGGAATGGTTCTGCCTTCGAATTCGATCATGGCTCTTGGTTTTTCGGATGTTGTGAAGTGAAGCGGAGGCGCCGGAAGAGGATCGTGGCAGAGGATAGCCGCCGGTCGGACCGCTGTCAACAACGCATCCCGGCCGTTTTTGACAATGTCTGGGGTTCGCGCTACTTGTACGTTTCGATCGTCCTTTTCCGGGAGAAATGCGGATGGAATCTCACGACGGCATGCATGCCTCGGTGCGCATCAGCGGTGGCCAGGGCTCCGGCAAGGCGGACAACTCGTTCCGCGCCAAGGACCCCCTGACGGTGGTGATCTTCGGGGCGTCCGGGGACTTGAGCAAGCGCAAGCTGATCCCCGCGCTGTACCATCTCGAGCAGACGGGATACCTGCCCGAGCGTTACGCCGTGGTGGGCTTCTCGCGCACGGAGATGACCGACGAGGCGTACCGGGAGCGCATGCTCGACGAGATGCGCCAGGACTTCGCCGACGTGGACGCCGGCAGTCCCCTGTTCGGTGCGCTCCACTACCAGCCGGGCAACAACACCGACGTCGAGTCCTTCCACAGGCTCAAGGCCCGGCTCGACGCCCTCGACGCCGAACGCGATCTCCCCGGCAACCGGCTGTTCTACCTCTCGGTGGCGCCGGAGTTCTTCACCCCCATCATCCACAACCTCAACGCCGCAGGCCTCATCCGCGATCCCGAAGAGCCCCGATGGTCCCACGTCATCATCGAGAAGCCCTTCGGACACGACCTCAAGAGCGCGCGGGAGATGAACGAGGAGGTCACCGGCATCCTCGACGAGAGCCAGATCTACCGCATCGACCACTACCTCGGGAAGGAAACCGTCCAGAACATCCTGAGCTTCCGCTTCGGCAACGCCATCTTCGAGCCGCTGTTCAACCAGAAGTACGTGGAGAACGTCCAGATCACGGTGGCCGAGACCCTGGGCATGGAGGGCCGCCGGGGGGCGTTCTACGACAAGGCCGGGGCGCTCAGGGACATCGTGCAGAACCACATGCTGCAACTGCTGTGCCTCATCGCCATGGAGCCGCCGGCGGCGGTGGAGCCCGTGTCCATCCGCGACGAGAAGGTGAAGCTCCTGCGCGCGCTCGTGCCCTACGGCTCGCCCGAGGAGGTCCGGGAAAGCACGGTGCGGGGGCAGTACGGCTTCGGCGAGCTGCGCGGCGACGTGGTCAAGGGCTACCGCCAGGAGGACGGCGTGGACGACACGTCCACCACCGAGACCTACGTCGCGCTGCGCGCCAAGATCGACAACTGGCGCTGGGCCGGCATCCCCTTCGTGCTGCGCACCGGCAAGCGCCTGCGCAACCGGGTATCGGAGATCGCGGTGCAGTTCAGGCACCCGCCGTTGCGCCTGTTCCGCCAGCAGGCGGTGCCCGACGGACACGCCATGGCCGCCGCCAGTGCCAACGTGCTGATCCTGCGCATCCAGCCCCAGGAGGGCATCAGCCTGTCCTTCGCGTGCAAGCGCCCGGGCATGCAGATCAACCTGGCCAAGGTCAACATGGACTTCATGTACGAAGCCTTCGAGCAGCGTTCGCCCGAGGCGTACGAGCGGCTGTTGCTGGACGCCATGCGCGGCGACGCGTCGCTGTTCACCCGCTCCGACGAGGTGGACTACGCGTGGCGCTTCACCGACTCGATCCTGTCGGGCTGGCAAGAGCTGCCGGCGCCCCGGTTTCCCAACTACTACCCGTTCACCGACGGCCCCGACGAGGCCGACCGGCTGCTGCTGGACAGCAGCACAGGCTGGCGCCAGTTGAGCCAGATGGGGATCGCGGAGGTCGGCCGGTAAGGTGAGCCTGGCGGCGGATATTGCGGAGAGCAAGAGGTGACGGAGTTGCGATCGGAATTTCGCGACGGGACCTTCGAGATCGACGGGACCCGGGTGCACTACCTGGAGGCGGGCGACCCGGAGCAGGAGACGTTCGTCTTCGTCCACGGGAACCGGGACCACTGCCACACCTGGGACTTTCTGTTGGAGTCCTTCGACAAGGCGGGTTTCAGCCTGCCCCACATGGTAGCCCTGGACCTGCGCGGCCACGGCGACAGCGGCTGGGTGGGCCAGGAGCGCGGCTACCGGCATGAGGACTTCGTGCTGGACGTGGTGGGTCTGCTGCGCCATCTCAACAAGGACCGGATCACGCTGGTGGCCCACTCCCTCGGCGGCAGCATGGCGGTGGTCCTTGCCGGTGCGTTGCCGGAGAGAATCAAGCGGCTCGTGATCATCGAGTCGGCGGGTCCCTACGGCCGCACCGAGCGCGAGACCCCCGAGCTTTTCGGCCGCTGGACCCGCGACGACGGCTCCGACACGATCCTCACCTACTATGCCACGGTGGCGCAGGCCGCCGATGCCGTTTGCCGGCGATTCCCGCTGATCCCGAACCGGGTGGCGATGCACATGGCGCGCCACGGCACCCGCCGGACCCCGAACGGGCTGGTGTGGAAGTACGATCCGCGGGCGCGCAACCCGTCGTATTCGTCCCTCTCCGAGGCCCAGGTCCAGGCATTCATCGAGCGGATCGACTGTCCCACGCTGCTGGTGTTCGGGGCGGACTCCGGCTACCGGGAGTCGCCGCGCTACAACCGGATCGCGCACTTCCCCAACAAGACCCTGGTGGAAATCCCCGGCGCCGGCCATCACGTGCAACATGAAAAGCCCGACGAGCTGGCCGCCGTGCTGATCCCGTTCCTGAACAACCACGGGTGACGCCCGCCAGGCAGGAGCGGCGTGTGTGCTGAATCGAAGACCCGGTCAATTGCGAATGCCACCGGCACCCCATATCGTCATTCCCGCTTTCGTGGGAATGACGTTCTGTTGCGTAGTTGCATCGTGAGTTTGGACACAGAGGAGGAAACCATGGATTTTGAGCTGCCCGAGGAACTGCAACTGCTCCAGGAAACCGTGCGGAAGTTCGTCGACCAGGAACTCATCCCGGTGGAGATGGAGTGCCGGGACGGCGTGAAGCTCAAGCCCGAGTACCGCGAGCGCTTCGAGGCCAAGACCCGCGAGATGGGGCTGTGGATGCTCGACGTGCCCGAGGAATTCGGCGGCGCCGGGCTGAATCTCCTGGGACAGGTCATCGTGTGGGCCGAGGTGGCGCGCTCGGTGGCGCTCCCGTCGCGCGGCCACAGCATCTTCGGCCCCGAGGTGCGGCCGGTGCTCTACGCCATGAACGAGGAGCAGAAAGAGCGCTACCTCTACCCGCTGCTGCGCGAGGAGAAGCGCGCCTGCTTCGCCCAGACCGAGCCCGATGCCGGCTCCGATCCCGGCTCCATGCGCACCCGCGCGGTGCGTGACGGCGACGAGTACGTGATCAACGGCGTCAAGCGCTTCATCAGCGACGCGGACGATGCCGACTTCGCCCAGGTCATGGTGGCCACCGACCTCAGCAAGGGCTCCCACGGGGGCATCTCGTGCATCCTCGTGGACATGGACAACCCGGGCGTGAAGATCACCGCCAAGTACAAGACCATGATGGGCTACGAGCCGTGCGAGATCGTGTTCGACGACTGCCGGGTGCCGGCGGCGAACATGATCGGCGAAGAAGGCGAGGGCTTCAAGCTCGGGCAGAAGTGGCTCGGCATCGGCCGCCTCAAGCACGGCGGTCGCGCCATCGGCGTGGCCCGTCGCGCCATCGAGATGGGTGCCGCGTACGCCAAGCAGCGGGTCACCTTCGGCAGGCCGCTGGCCGACCGGCAGGCAATCTCGTTCAAGCTCGCCGACTCCTACACCGAGCTTCACGCCGCCACGCTCATGGTCTACCATGCGGCCTGGAAGTACGATCAGGGCGAGGACATGCGCAACGAGGGCTACATGGTCAAGGTGTTCGCCGACGAGATGTCCTTCCGGGTGGTGGACCGGGTGCTGCAGATCCACGGCGGCATCGGTCTCACCACGGACCTGCCCATCGAGTACTGGTTCCGCGACCAGCGCAGCCGGCTCATCACCGAGGGCGCGTCCGAGGTCATGCGCATGGTCATCGCACGGCACGTGCTGCGGCAGTTCGACTGACGCGCCTCCGCGAGCCCGCACGCACGCCAACGGTGTATCGAGATTTGGCGGTGCGCGCGCCTCGTGCTATAAATGTTGGATTCCAGCGAGGTCGACGATGAAACCGGACATTCACCCCGAGTACAAACCCGTGAACGTGGTATGCGCCTGCGGCCACTCCTTCGAAGTGCGTTCCACCGCCAAGGCGATCCATACCGAGATCTGCTCCAACTGCCATCCCTTCTATACCGGCAAGCAGAAGCTGCTCGACACCGCCGGCCGGGTCGAGAAGTTCAAAAGGCGGTACGGTATCAAGGACTGAGGGAAGTTCCCTGCACGCTCTGACCGGCAAGGGGGGCAAGGGGTGGCGCGAATCCCTTTGCCCCCCTTGCTTTTGGCACGAGGCGCGACCGTGAGCATGCTCGACAAGATCGCCGAAGTGGAGAGCCGCTACGAGGAGCTGGAGACGCTTCTGGCGGATCCCAAGCTGCCGGAGGACCGCAAGGAGTTCTCCAGGGTCGCCAAGGAACGCGCGGACCTGGCCGAGGTGGTGACCTGTTATCGCGAGTGGCGCAAGCTCGACCGGGAGATCCAGGACAACCAGGAGCTGCTGGAAGACGGTGACCCGGAGATCCGGGACCTCGCGGCCCAGGAGCTGGCGGACCTGAAGGAGCGCCAAGAGACCATGGAGCAGCAGCTCAAGATCCTGCTGCTGCCCAAGGATCCCAACGACGACAAGAACGTTCTGCTCGAGATCCGCGCGGGCACGGGCGGCGAGGAGGCGTCGCTCTTCAGCGCCGACCTCTTTCGTATGTACGGCCGGTATGCCGAAGAGAAGGGCTGGAAGGTGGAGATCCTGAGCTCCAATCCCACGGGCCTGGGCGGCTTCAAGGAGATCATCGCGCTCATCGAGGGGCGCGGCGCCTACAGCCAGCTCAAGTTCGAGGGCGGCGTACACCGTGTCCAGCGGGTCCCGGTGACCGAGACCTCGGGGCGGATCCACACCTCGGCGGTGACGGTCGCGGTGCTTCCCGAGGCCGACGACGTGGACGTGGACATCGATCCCAAGGATCTGCGCATCGACGTTTTCCGCTCGTCGGGCCCCGGCGGCCAGAGCGTCAACACCACGGACTCGGCGGTGCGCATCACCCACGTACCCACGGGCATCGTGGTGTCGTGCCAGGACGAGAAGTCGCAGCACAAGAACAAGGCCAAGGGCCTCAAGATCCTGCGCGCGCGCCTGCTCGAGAAGACCCAGGAGGCGCAGCGCTCGGAGATCGCCGCCTCGCGCAAGCTCATGGTGGGCAGCGGCGACCGCAGCGAGCGGGTCCGCACCTACAACTTCCCCCAGGGGCGCGTCACCGACCACCGCATCAACCTGACCCTCTACAAGCTCGACCAGATAATGGACGGCGGCGTGAAGGAACTGATAGACGGCCTGATCACGTTCCACCAGGCGGAAGCGTTGCAGGCCACGGGGTGAACCGTTTGGAAGCGGCGAATGACGAACTCGGAACGGCGGTGCCGGTCCGCACGGGAGCCGCAACCACGGTGTCGGGTACCCTTCGCCACGCCGCCGCCAAGCTCGCGGAGGCCGGTTGCGCCACACCCAGACTCGACGCGGAACTGCTGCTGATGGAAGTGCTTGG carries:
- the zwf gene encoding glucose-6-phosphate dehydrogenase, translated to MESHDGMHASVRISGGQGSGKADNSFRAKDPLTVVIFGASGDLSKRKLIPALYHLEQTGYLPERYAVVGFSRTEMTDEAYRERMLDEMRQDFADVDAGSPLFGALHYQPGNNTDVESFHRLKARLDALDAERDLPGNRLFYLSVAPEFFTPIIHNLNAAGLIRDPEEPRWSHVIIEKPFGHDLKSAREMNEEVTGILDESQIYRIDHYLGKETVQNILSFRFGNAIFEPLFNQKYVENVQITVAETLGMEGRRGAFYDKAGALRDIVQNHMLQLLCLIAMEPPAAVEPVSIRDEKVKLLRALVPYGSPEEVRESTVRGQYGFGELRGDVVKGYRQEDGVDDTSTTETYVALRAKIDNWRWAGIPFVLRTGKRLRNRVSEIAVQFRHPPLRLFRQQAVPDGHAMAAASANVLILRIQPQEGISLSFACKRPGMQINLAKVNMDFMYEAFEQRSPEAYERLLLDAMRGDASLFTRSDEVDYAWRFTDSILSGWQELPAPRFPNYYPFTDGPDEADRLLLDSSTGWRQLSQMGIAEVGR
- a CDS encoding alpha/beta hydrolase → MTELRSEFRDGTFEIDGTRVHYLEAGDPEQETFVFVHGNRDHCHTWDFLLESFDKAGFSLPHMVALDLRGHGDSGWVGQERGYRHEDFVLDVVGLLRHLNKDRITLVAHSLGGSMAVVLAGALPERIKRLVIIESAGPYGRTERETPELFGRWTRDDGSDTILTYYATVAQAADAVCRRFPLIPNRVAMHMARHGTRRTPNGLVWKYDPRARNPSYSSLSEAQVQAFIERIDCPTLLVFGADSGYRESPRYNRIAHFPNKTLVEIPGAGHHVQHEKPDELAAVLIPFLNNHG
- a CDS encoding acyl-CoA dehydrogenase family protein — its product is MDFELPEELQLLQETVRKFVDQELIPVEMECRDGVKLKPEYRERFEAKTREMGLWMLDVPEEFGGAGLNLLGQVIVWAEVARSVALPSRGHSIFGPEVRPVLYAMNEEQKERYLYPLLREEKRACFAQTEPDAGSDPGSMRTRAVRDGDEYVINGVKRFISDADDADFAQVMVATDLSKGSHGGISCILVDMDNPGVKITAKYKTMMGYEPCEIVFDDCRVPAANMIGEEGEGFKLGQKWLGIGRLKHGGRAIGVARRAIEMGAAYAKQRVTFGRPLADRQAISFKLADSYTELHAATLMVYHAAWKYDQGEDMRNEGYMVKVFADEMSFRVVDRVLQIHGGIGLTTDLPIEYWFRDQRSRLITEGASEVMRMVIARHVLRQFD
- the rpmE gene encoding 50S ribosomal protein L31 produces the protein MKPDIHPEYKPVNVVCACGHSFEVRSTAKAIHTEICSNCHPFYTGKQKLLDTAGRVEKFKRRYGIKD
- the prfA gene encoding peptide chain release factor 1, whose protein sequence is MLDKIAEVESRYEELETLLADPKLPEDRKEFSRVAKERADLAEVVTCYREWRKLDREIQDNQELLEDGDPEIRDLAAQELADLKERQETMEQQLKILLLPKDPNDDKNVLLEIRAGTGGEEASLFSADLFRMYGRYAEEKGWKVEILSSNPTGLGGFKEIIALIEGRGAYSQLKFEGGVHRVQRVPVTETSGRIHTSAVTVAVLPEADDVDVDIDPKDLRIDVFRSSGPGGQSVNTTDSAVRITHVPTGIVVSCQDEKSQHKNKAKGLKILRARLLEKTQEAQRSEIAASRKLMVGSGDRSERVRTYNFPQGRVTDHRINLTLYKLDQIMDGGVKELIDGLITFHQAEALQATG